AAAAAAAAGGCATTTTGCATCTTCCCTCTGACCCCAATCGTACAGACTCAATCTGGTTGAAAGTGTGTACAACACGCACAAAAAAAAAAGTGTGTGCAAGACACATTTTCAATTTGTTGGCATGCATAGGCAAGCGGGCTAAAGCTCAAAAGCCGTAAAACCCAAGGGCCTTGGCGGAAACTGACGTCCGTTGTAGCTATCTGTAGGTGACGTGAAAAATCGTCCTCGTCTCATCCTCGCACACTCTCGAGATTCTCCTCCCTCCCGAATGCTTCTCCTCCTGTATATAAGCGTCCCCATTCACCCACCTCCTCCCTCCAGTTCACATCCACCTCATACTTTCTCTTGCAACAAGTCAGTAAAAGATTCCGTTTGTAGAGCGAGCGAGAGCTCCGGTGTAAAATCGATGGGTCTGGACGTAGGAGAGATCGGCATGGGCGCAGATTTGAGCCTGGATTTGAAGATGTTCGCGGCCAAGAGCCTGGGGCGGGTCAGGGAAGCGCCGGCGGCTGCCATGGACGACTGTATCCGGAGGCTGGAGGAGGAGAAGAGCAAGATCGAGGTGTTCCGGCGCGAGCTCCCGCTCTGCGCGCGCCTCCTCGCCGACGGTGAGAGAAAAAGCTCTTGCTTGCTTGCTTTTGCTAGTACTAGCTAGCTATTATCCCTTTGTTGTCTTCTTCTTTTTGGGGAGCCTTTCTTGACGTGGTCTGGTTGCTTGCGCAGTGATTGatgtgatgaagaaggaggtggaggagaagaagagagGCGGCGATCGAGGAGAGGACAAGGAGGACGCCGGCGCAGGCGACAAGAGCAACTGGATGAGCACCGCGCAGCTCTGGACCGGCGATTCCGTCCGGGGGGACGATGCTTCCGAGGTAGGATCCGGCGATTCAGTTGGTTGCCCGCGTGCTTGCTTGTTGTCGTGAAGCATTGATCATTAATTTAAATCGTGTGCTTTTATTGTGTTTTGGGTTCTGAAAGTTTGCGCCTTTTTACGATTGCAGAAGCAGGATgcgaggaggaggtcgtcggagcCGGAATCTCACGACGGCGCTGCCTTGCCGTTCAAGGCCGTGGGCTCCGGCGCGCCGGCGTTCGCGCCGCCGAGTTTGAGGAAGGATGACAAGGCTGTGCGGATGCCGGATCTGCCGTTTCTGTCCCCGGCACCGACCAAGACCTCCCCGGCTGCTGCTACCGGCGGCGCTGAAGAAAGCCGCCGCCAGCTTGTGGGATTCGCGCAAGAAGCGGCGAGGGCTGCAGCCGCCCTGGCACCGGCCGCCCCTTCCCTAGGCCTCCAGGCGCAGTCGCAGCAgacagcccagcagcagcagcaagcgaGGAAGGCGCGGCGGTGCTGGTCGCCGGAGCTGCACCGCCAGTTCGTCACTGCCCTGCACCAACTCGGTGGTCCCCAAGGTGAGCGCTTCACAAATAAATCACAGGAATTTCCTGCCATTTCTAGAAATAATATCAAGAAAGCTTACATGGTTGTTCTTCTTGGCATGATTGCAGTTGCTACTCCAAAGCAAATCAGGGAGCTGATGAAGGTGGATGGCCTGACCAATGATGAAGTGAAGAGCCATCTCCAGGTGAGCAATTCACCACTATCTTACACAAACTTCTATCCATGTACTAATGATGGAATTTATTACTGGTTTTTAATTTGCATTGACACTAATGTGAATCCTGTATTGTTTTTCTTATTGTTCAGAAATACCGTCTACACAACCGAAGGGCGCCAGGATCTCCGGCAGCCAACCGGCCGATCGTGCTCATGGGAGGGCTCTGGATAACTCAGGACCAAAGCAGCTCCCAGTCAGGAGGGTCACCTCCGGGGCCCCTTCACTTCTCAAGCTCAGGCGTAGCTGCCTCATCGGTGACGGTCAGCGGCGAGGAGGAAGATGGCAGATCCGAGAGCTATGGCTGGAAATGATCAACAAGTTATATTAGAGTTTGTTCGGAGTTTCCGGGTCGCGCGATGACAGTGGTATCTTGAGAGATTCCTGAGACATGATTGTAGTGTAGTCTTTTTTGTTGTATGCAGGGAGATCAAGCCTTGAGTGCTTTGAGATGAAACTCTTGCTGTTATTATGTAAGTACATCGGGAAGAGGTTATACTAGTTACAGTTTTGCGGATATGTTACTCTAAAAAGGTTGGGGCAGAGCTACAATTTTCGCCCAGAGAATTTACTACCAATGTTCAGTGTCAGACTTTTCTCTTGATAAGCAATTTTCCGTTTCGATTAAGTACAGTATACAGCTTTTCATAAAGCTTGCTGCTGTTGTTTGTTGATTCAACTGAAAGTCAATTGTAGGTAGATTCTGAACTTGTGATTGTGCCCGTGTTTTGCTTCTCTCCAGCAAATTAAGGTGCATTTTCTGGTTCTTGATGGCCATGACCATGAGCATCACAGCAAGAGCAACAAAACCCTGAATGGAGAAAACATGCTTTGGATCCTCATCCTTTCCACAACTGAAGAAAAAATGCTTTGGATCCTCATCCTTTCCCTTGGAACTTGAGGTGGTCCTGAATCCGGATCATACGTACATAACTAGAGCAGTACTGCTCGCCATCCTGTCAAGAACCTATCAGAAACTTGAGATGATCCTACCCCTACCTATTATGAAGCAAAGCATCATGTGTTTCACCTGACCTGACCAAATATCTGCTCTGGGATGTTGGGACACCAAGAATCTGATCATGATCTGTCGCCTGAAAACCAGGGTGGCAGGAGTGCACACCAAGAATCTTCCTCGGCTCCGATCATTTCTCACCTGCTGCTGCTGGTGCAGAATGCAACTAACCGTGCATTCTTGGCATGAAAGTCTAGGTTTCCAGGTCGCCCGCACACCCTTGATTTCTTGCGAGTTTGTTGCTGCGTGAGGCTGGACCAAGAGTCAGCATCACATTCTTCCTCCTTCATGATgccctttttttgtttttgctgATAATGTTTGTTAGATTTTGTCGTGCTTATCGTCGCTGCGAGTCAAACAAGTGTTGTATGATTGATTACTGGGTTCTTCTGCCCATACTTATCCGGGAGATTATTATATCTCATATTGTGAGGCGTTGCtagcatgcttgtttgaacatgtccCGGCCTTGACTCTGCATTCTTGCGCTGATCTTGCGGTGTTATCCAGATTTTGGTCCACACTACGTACTCTTGCAGAGTTCTGGTCGCGCTATCCTGTATGGCATTAGTTTGGCGAAACCGGGAAGACGCCGATCGTATCGCCTGAACAAGGAGCTGAGATTGCACACTCAGTTTCAGGTAGTAGATACGGTTTGCTCCAGTTTCAGTTAAGGCCCGGTAGGAACACTGGATTTTCCGATTGTGTGTGAACTGTGAACTTCATTCCATTAGGACAGAAGCGATTGGTTGGTCACTGCTAGTTCCTGGACGTGGAATCGTTCTAGGATCCTACGACGACGAGCTTAGGATCCTGTGATGGATGTGCGGATGAATATTCCTCGAGCTTTCCCTTGTCTGTCGTCACCGCCAAATGTTGAACAATCAGATGCAGGCTTGGAGTATATGCTTGTTGGTGCTGACTCGTGAATtggccgcttcttcttcttctgcattgCAACGATCAGTTCCTTTAAAAACACTTCTCGTTTTCTTGGCATGCGACTTGCGTGTTTTCTTTCATCCGGGCCGCCTGCAGGTGCTGCTGAATTTTCTTGGTCTCACCGATGTCATGGTTTAGCTGTAGCAGATGATGAATATGAGTATATATGGTAGAGTAGTTTCATTCATTATACCAGACGAATGTTAGTGTCCGCACTTGCAGTTTCCGCTGCTGTTTTTCCTTGCTCTTGGACGAATATTCATTTATACCTTTAGCTCATATTGAATATTCCGATGATGGATATTCTGGTTGCATATATTGCACCCACAGGAAAGGGAAACTGTTTATCACTTTGCAATCGCGGAGTGCTGCGGAAGTACAAAGAATCAAAAGATTACCTCCGCAGAACCATGGAACCCTAGCGCACGACCAACACCAATCGTGTCGACCACAACGGAGGGTCTGCCTCCGAGATGGGCATCACCTATAGTACGCCGGCTCCGGCTCGCCGCGGCCGCCACCGTGATCCTCCGCCCCTAACCGTACAGGCGCCCGAGACGCGTTGGGTTATGGTTTTCGCGCGCAAATGGACGGGCAGTGATCTGATAAAATGCAATgtatttagagcaactccaatggaaCGACTCATTTCGTCCGCCGCCATTTGTTAgggtcggcgcggacacaaaacCGGCCCAACGTGCGTCCCCTTTCGTCCGCGGGTGATTCATTTTCAGCTCATTTTTAAGTCGGATTTGCGTCAGCGCGGATACGCGACAGCCGACAGACGCGCGCACGCTCGCCTTCTCCTCTTTCTGGACCCGCTGGTCGGTGACACATTGGCCTCCCCCTCATCTCCCATTAAACAGCAACCCTCGCCCGTCTccttcgtcgtcgccgccgccgcccatcttTGTCGGCGACTCTGCCAactgccgccgcctccacatccgcccaacAACGCCGCCCACTCCCCCGTCGCCTGCCACCGCCGTCTTGTCGCCGGGGAGCAGACTGCTTCCCCACCCCCGCTCCCCCCACCACACAACCGCccgcgaccaagaagccgcctcgccgccccggccagacCCTCACCGGCGCGCTCGTCAAACACCGGCAGGGCAGCGAGCTGGTCCGTGCGCGTCGCGACTCCCCTCGCCGCCCGCAAGATGtttgacagtttgccaaggtacaaaatggactccgccgacgagttcttttttcataatttcctttgcgactccgacgattcatcgtccgacgaggaggaggagatattggctgccgtgttggtccatcaccacctcaacagctagcggccgttgttccgtggctccattccgggccaccttccggcgttgcatcgcaaccgagagagcggacatttccttctttggaaggactacttttcCGTATTAGAAATCCCGTcgccgtttccgtatgagtaggcatcttttcaaccgtattagagaggtggtggtcggctatgatgactattccgagtgcaaagaggatgccgtcggcaagattggtttctccttttatcagaaatgcactgccgccatccgagtgcttgcatacggagtgcccggtgatctcattgccgagtacgtccgtatgagcgagtctacatgcctagagtccctttATAAGTTCGGCAaggctgttattgctgtgtttggccctgagcacttgagagagccgacagcggaagatacaacccgtttgttgTCGATGAATGCCAGTAGGGGCTTCCCAgagatgcttggcagcatagactgcatgcactgggagtggaagaactgcccttctgcttggcaagggtagtataagggccatgtcagggcttgcactgtcatactagaggccgtggcgtctcaagatctctggatctgacactttttctttggcatggctggatcacacattgatatcaacgtgcttcagcgctcgcccgTGTTTGccaggcttgccgaaggcaacaacccACCAGTGAACTATACTGTCagcggccacaactacgacaaaggatactacctgggtgacggtatctatcctcagtggaccactattgtcaagacaatacccaaccctgtcggagagaagaggaaaagactTGCCCAAGaccaagagagtgctaggaaggatgtcgagcgtggctttggtgttttgcaatctcgatggggcatcgttcggtatcctgctaatacctggagcacacagaaactgtgggaggtgatgactgcttgtgtgatcatgcacaatatgatcgtagaagacgagcgcccggaacgtctgtacgataaagggtttcagtttcaggatGAGAATGTTGTGCCTAAGCATGGAGGAGCTGCAACGTTCGAACAGTTCATCCAATTTCATCAAGACATGCGCGATTGAGAAACTcgcgtgcaactgcaaaatgatttggttgagcatacgtgggctcatgttggcaaccaatagatataTCTTTTATTCGTTTgtaaaactatgtgaaacatttttatttgtattcggcttgtaaaactatactATTTTATTTGGTTTAAAACTATGTTATTTGGCAATATGTTTGAATGCAATAATTAATGTAAAATTGGGCGGGCAGCTGGCCATCCCGACACATATGGGTCAGCGCGTTGGGCGTGCTATCGACCCATATCAAAAACAGAGCAGACGCCGGACAGCCGATCCAAATGGATAAAAAATGAACGAATTCGTCGTCCGTTTAAGTTGTCCCATTAAAATTGCTCTTAGGCCCATTTAGGCGT
The window above is part of the Triticum aestivum cultivar Chinese Spring chromosome 2A, IWGSC CS RefSeq v2.1, whole genome shotgun sequence genome. Proteins encoded here:
- the LOC123188881 gene encoding transcription factor NIGTH1; amino-acid sequence: MLLLLYISVPIHPPPPSSSHPPHTFSCNKSVKDSVCRASESSGVKSMGLDVGEIGMGADLSLDLKMFAAKSLGRVREAPAAAMDDCIRRLEEEKSKIEVFRRELPLCARLLADVIDVMKKEVEEKKRGGDRGEDKEDAGAGDKSNWMSTAQLWTGDSVRGDDASEKQDARRRSSEPESHDGAALPFKAVGSGAPAFAPPSLRKDDKAVRMPDLPFLSPAPTKTSPAAATGGAEESRRQLVGFAQEAARAAAALAPAAPSLGLQAQSQQTAQQQQQARKARRCWSPELHRQFVTALHQLGGPQVATPKQIRELMKVDGLTNDEVKSHLQKYRLHNRRAPGSPAANRPIVLMGGLWITQDQSSSQSGGSPPGPLHFSSSGVAASSVTVSGEEEDGRSESYGWK